In a genomic window of Telopea speciosissima isolate NSW1024214 ecotype Mountain lineage chromosome 5, Tspe_v1, whole genome shotgun sequence:
- the LOC122663027 gene encoding uncharacterized protein LOC122663027 gives MTAWNEADVRARTTTNIPPILATTPMAVAQQAPAPVDVSRIMERFQKLRPMEFNGLNKEPLPPAIWIREMEITFSMLECIEDCKIWCATCMLKGKADVWWRSTQPNHIATHPDLKWEKFKEAFFENYFPKIYRERKAMEFMEVTQGFKSILEYQQKFEELFHFVFAHLKTDREREEI, from the coding sequence ATGACAGCCTGGAATGAGGCCGATGTGAGGGCTAGAACTACAACTAATATTCCTCCTATTCTGGCCACAACCCCTATGGCGGTGGCTCAGCAAGCACCAGCCCCCGTGGATGTTTCAAGGATTATGGAGAGGTTTCAGAAATTGAGACCCATGGAGTTCAATGGTTTGAATAAAGAACCATTGCCTCCGGCTATATGGATTCGAGAAATGGAGATAACTTTCTCGATGCTAGAGTGTATCGAAGATTGCAAGATTTGGTGTGCCACTTGCATGTTGAAGGGCAAAGCCGATGTATGGTGGAGATCGACTCAGCCTAACCATATTGCTACCCATCCCGACCTTAAATGGGAGAAATTTAAGGAGGCATTCTTTGAGAactattttccaaaaatttatCGAGAAAGAAAGGCAATGGAATTTATGGAGGTTACACAAGGATTCAAGTCAATCCTTGAATACCAACAGAAGTTCGAGGAGCTATTTCATTTTGTATTCGCTCATCTGAAGACAGATAGAGAAAGGGAAGAGATTTGA
- the LOC122663028 gene encoding uncharacterized protein LOC122663028 — MEHITAQNEADARARAVDDIPPIPPITPMAVAQLAPVPVDVSRIMERFQKLRPMEFNGLNKEPLHPTVWILEMEKTFSVLECTVDYKIRCATYMLKGEADVWWRSTQPNLSVAHPDLTWEQFQEAFFENYFSKSYRERKATKIMKVTQGSKLILEYQQKFEELFYFAPAHLKTDIEKGKRFEKVLWPGISSILVSHGPQTYSKMVQVVK, encoded by the coding sequence ATGGAGCATATTACAGCCCAGAACGAGGCTGATGCAAGGGCTAGAGCTGTAGACGATATTCCTCCTATTCCACCCATAACCCCTATGGCAGTGGCTCAGCTTGCACCAGTCCCGGTGGATGTTTCAAGGATTATGGAGAGGTTTCAGAAATTGAGACCCATGGAGTTCAATGGTTTGAACAAGGAACCATTGCACCCGACTGTATGGATTCTAGAAATGGAGAAGACTTTCTCAGTGTTGGAGTGTACCGTAGATTACAAGATTCGATGTGCCACCTACATGTTGAAGGGCGAAGCCGATGTATGGTGGAGATCGACTCAGCCTAACCTTAGTGTTGCCCATCCTGACCTTACATGGGAGCAATTTCAGGAGGCATTCTTTGAGAACTATTTTTCAAAGAGTTATcgagaaagaaaggcaacaaaaaTTATGAAGGTTACGCAAGGATCCAAGTTAATCCTCGAATACCAACAGAAGTTCgaggaattattttattttgcacCCGCTCATCTGAAGACGGACatagagaaggggaagagattTGAGAAAGTATTGTGGCCGGGTATCAGTTCTATCTTGGTGTCCCATGGACCCCAAACATACTCTAAGATGGTTCAAGTAGTTAAGTAA